A part of Salvelinus alpinus chromosome 5, SLU_Salpinus.1, whole genome shotgun sequence genomic DNA contains:
- the polr2m gene encoding protein GRINL1A produces the protein MSSSSWAAPSERQGQVGDLKTKSKEELGELLSRQDKLLSNKRFIQTLPDKGKKISDFAERICLALAHNEEEERKQDMLSSVRTELQSKYQQALTQRQRGSQNKPGTSQNRRQAGDTAPGTVQELDVSPLSPNVQERKIVDTLQEDSVSKVSAAETMNMAQAGDDAGVSLDSDRTKESDLAEALQRVTLSDHSTGSSGSLKDTFNRPATGNPFLGRQPQKKPHYIEVLERTEKAPVTRRQKYKPNQFAHNTDGSPSGSLSPSQSPGGLLPSPVLSVEARRERDRKHIDDITAARLPLLHYSPAQLLTLEQSADLLREQTRKHQELQAKLAAQKLSEGLRFSTGSYVVEGGLLGAYREVHDDGAQLSSEED, from the exons ATGTCCTCGTCATCGTGGGCAGCTCCATCAGAACGCCAGGGGCAAGTGGGGGATCTCAAAACCAAGAGCAAAGAAGAACTTGGTGAATTACTGTCACGCCAAGATAAATTATTATCTAACAA GAGGTTCATACAGACCCTTCCAGACAAAGGGAAGAAGATCTCAGACTTTGCAGAGAGAATATGCCTTGCTCTTGCCCACaatgaagaagaggagaggaagcaaGATATGCTGTCATCTGTCAGGACAGAGCTGCAGTCTAAATACCAGCAGGCTTTGACACAAAGACAACGTGGTAGCCAGAATAAACCAGGAACTTCCCAAAATAGGAGACAAGCTGGGGACACAGCTCCTGGAACTGTCCAAGAATTGGACGTCTCACCTCTGTCACCTAATGTTCAGGAGCGCAAAATAGTTGACACGCTGCAAGAAGACAGTGTGTCCAAGGTATCTGCTGCTGAAACCATGAATATGGCCCAGGCTGGTGATGATGCAGGGGTCTCTCTAGACTCTGACAGGACAAAAGAGAGCGACCTAGCGGAGGCCTTGCAGAGGGTCACTCTGTCGGACCACTCAACTGGCTCGAGTGGATCCCTTAAAGACACATTCAACAGACCTGCTACTGGCAACCCCTtccttggaaggcagccacagaaGAAACCACACTACATAGAAGTCCTGGAGAGGACTGAGAAGGCCCCGGTTACGAGGAGACAGAAGTACAAGCCTAATCA GTTTGCCCACAACACAGATGGCTCCCcgtcagggtctctgtctcccaGCCAATCTCCTGGAGGCTTATTACCATCACCGGTGCTCTCCGTTGAGGCCAGGAGGGAGCGAGACAGAAAGCACATTGATGACATCACTGCGGCCAGGCTCccactgctccactacagccctgcccAGCTGCTGACACTGGAGCAGTCAGCTGACCTGCTACGCGAACAGACCAGGAAACACCAG GAGTTGCAGGCCAAGCTGGCAGCCCAGAAGTTGTCTGAGGGGCTGAGGTTCAGCACAGGGAGCTATGTTGTGGAAGGGGGCTTGCTGGGCGCCTACAGGGAGGTTCATGACGACGGAGCCCAGCTCTCCTCAGAGGAAGACTAA
- the myzap gene encoding myocardial zonula adherens protein isoform X1 produces MLRYSSPGSVTTTEDSPEQPSERRIRRLRLTLHTGDNGQNETKKPTSDTQEEKVVNGTWKKKKNRLIQRERPAGSELPVQHLRAATNGELETSLQRQHGPKVYGVLQGTGSDRQQEVMACEWSVNHLRDEMRYIKEVRDSLEKVRERMYGQFGGMQHSMQKLSQDIRTANSQRKTLEKEVRVRTAAMDSFDQMNSSLISANIDLQKSLLESCHNRVDSRDEMKSLRSSFQQAEERLKERERQLELAQAENCTLKLKVESSQEANSHAVQEVTARLQRQYEERLQEEQRKHREEIEKLQAQIDEYIRRLEEAEKNAKIAEAKIAERDQRISEVERLLDCMGQEKGHLQKKLQECEQRLRLMEVTYKTDATVAKSSQKLEEEAGELRERIKHLNDMVFCQQRKVKGMIEEVESLRAKVAQKDMFISELLDRIAIVECENNELEDKLKYFMSVQSAPREVVQTREIGVGCDLLPRPEIQGYEIETNVQPPAAHYQPRQTPIHPSSTEYLGQSRTFRSGLPPPSRLESSLLRYTPPEYSRYLSTNSSRSFGTLTSPTLSSSGPLSLDQSSTEESASVPITDKASSPETDISAPSCSRARSSPSKIYTPFMKLMEITAKINIE; encoded by the exons ATGCTACGCTACAGCTCACCAGGATCGGTCACCACCACCGAGGACAGTCCAGAGCAGCCCAGTGAG CGGAGGATCCGGCGACTCAGACTAACTCTTCATACAGGAGACAATGGACAGAATGAAACCAAGAAACCAACCTCAGACACA CAAGAGGAGAAGGTTGTCAACGGAAcatggaagaagaagaagaacagactcattcagagagagaggccAGCTGGCAGTGAGTTACCTGTACAG CACCTCAGAGCAGCGACCAATGGGGAGCTAGAGACGTCGCTGCAGCGGCAGCACGGGCCCAAGGTGTACGGTGTGTTGCAGGGGACAGGCTCGGACAGACAGCAGGAAGTGATGGCGTGCGAGTGGTCTGTCAATCACCTGAGGGATGAGATGAGATACATCAAGGAG GTGCGAGATTCCCTGGAGAAGGTCAGAGAGCGGATGTACGGCCAGTTTGGAGGAATGCAACATTCGATGCAGAAACTATCACAAGACATCAGG ACTGCCAACTCCCAGAGGAAGACTCTGGAGAAAGAGGTGAGGGTTCGGACTGCAGCCATGGACAGCTTCGACCAGATGAACAGCTCCCTCATATCTGCCAACATCGACCTCCAG AAATCTCTACTAGAGAGCTGTCACAATCGTGTGGACTCCCGGGATGAGATGAAGAGCCTGAGAAGCTCCTTTCAGCAGGCCgaggagagactgaaggagagggagaggcagctGGAACTTGCCCAGGCTGAGAACTGCACACTAAAACTGAAG GTGGAGTCGTCTCAGGAGGCCAACAGCCATGCAGTGCAGGAGGTGACAGCGAGGCTACAGAGACAGTATGAGGAGAGACTTCAGGAGGAGCagaggaaacacagagaggagatagagaagcTACAG GCCCAAATTGACGAGTATATTAGGCGATTAGAGGAGGCAGAGAAGAATGCTAAGATTGCGGAGGCCAAGATCGCTGAAAGGGACCAGAGGATCAGTGAGGTGGAGCGCCTGCTGGACTGTATGGGACAG GAAAAGGGCCATCTTCAGAAGAAACTGCAGGAATGTGAACAGCGTCTACGCTTGATGGAGGTGACATACAAAACAGATGCAACTGTAGCAAAGAG TTCTCAAAAGTTGGAAGAGGAGGCAGGGGAGCTCCGTGAGAGAATCAAACACCTGAATGACATGGTGTTCTGTCAGCAGAGGAAGGTCAAAGGCATGATAGAGGAG GTTGAATCATTACGAGCTAAAGTGGCACAGAAGGACATGTTCATCTCAGAGCTTCTGGACAGAATTGCTATTGTGGAGTGTGAG AATAATGAGTTAGAAGACAAGCTGAAGTATTTTATGTCTGTACAGAGTGCGCCAAGGGAAGTTGTGCAAACCAGAGAGATAGGAGTGGGCTGTGATCTGCTCCCCAG ACCTGAAATACAAGGGTATGAGATTGAAACTAATGTCCAACCTCCAGCAGCACATTACCAACCCAGACAAACCCCAATCCATCCCTCTTCTACAGAATACCTAGGACAGTCTAGGACATTCAGATCAGGTCTACCGCCACCCAGCAGACTGGAGTCTAGTTTACTGAGGTACACTCCTCCCGAGTACAGCAGGTATCTGTCAACCAACTCCTCAAGATCCTTTGGAACACTAACCAGTCCAACGCTGTCTTCATCTGGCCCTCTAAGCCTTGATCAGTCCAGTACAGAAGAGTCTGCCTCAGTTCCAATCACAGATAAAGCCTCAAGTCCAGAGACGGACATTTCAGCCCCATCCTGTTCTCGAGCAAGATCAAGCCCATCCAAAATCTACACACCTTTCATGAAACTTATGGAGATAACAGCAAAGATTAACATTGAGTAA
- the myzap gene encoding myocardial zonula adherens protein isoform X2, which translates to MLRYSSPGSVTTTEDSPEQPSERRIRRLRLTLHTGDNGQNETKKPTSDTQEEKVVNGTWKKKKNRLIQRERPAGSELPVQHLRAATNGELETSLQRQHGPKVYGVLQGTGSDRQQEVMACEWSVNHLRDEMRYIKEVRDSLEKVRERMYGQFGGMQHSMQKLSQDIRTANSQRKTLEKEVRVRTAAMDSFDQMNSSLISANIDLQKSLLESCHNRVDSRDEMKSLRSSFQQAEERLKERERQLELAQAENCTLKLKVESSQEANSHAVQEVTARLQRQYEERLQEEQRKHREEIEKLQAQIDEYIRRLEEAEKNAKIAEAKIAERDQRISEVERLLDCMGQEKGHLQKKLQECEQRLRLMEVTYKTDATVAKSSQKLEEEAGELRERIKHLNDMVFCQQRKVKGMIEEVESLRAKVAQKDMFISELLDRIAIVECESAPREVVQTREIGVGCDLLPRPEIQGYEIETNVQPPAAHYQPRQTPIHPSSTEYLGQSRTFRSGLPPPSRLESSLLRYTPPEYSRYLSTNSSRSFGTLTSPTLSSSGPLSLDQSSTEESASVPITDKASSPETDISAPSCSRARSSPSKIYTPFMKLMEITAKINIE; encoded by the exons ATGCTACGCTACAGCTCACCAGGATCGGTCACCACCACCGAGGACAGTCCAGAGCAGCCCAGTGAG CGGAGGATCCGGCGACTCAGACTAACTCTTCATACAGGAGACAATGGACAGAATGAAACCAAGAAACCAACCTCAGACACA CAAGAGGAGAAGGTTGTCAACGGAAcatggaagaagaagaagaacagactcattcagagagagaggccAGCTGGCAGTGAGTTACCTGTACAG CACCTCAGAGCAGCGACCAATGGGGAGCTAGAGACGTCGCTGCAGCGGCAGCACGGGCCCAAGGTGTACGGTGTGTTGCAGGGGACAGGCTCGGACAGACAGCAGGAAGTGATGGCGTGCGAGTGGTCTGTCAATCACCTGAGGGATGAGATGAGATACATCAAGGAG GTGCGAGATTCCCTGGAGAAGGTCAGAGAGCGGATGTACGGCCAGTTTGGAGGAATGCAACATTCGATGCAGAAACTATCACAAGACATCAGG ACTGCCAACTCCCAGAGGAAGACTCTGGAGAAAGAGGTGAGGGTTCGGACTGCAGCCATGGACAGCTTCGACCAGATGAACAGCTCCCTCATATCTGCCAACATCGACCTCCAG AAATCTCTACTAGAGAGCTGTCACAATCGTGTGGACTCCCGGGATGAGATGAAGAGCCTGAGAAGCTCCTTTCAGCAGGCCgaggagagactgaaggagagggagaggcagctGGAACTTGCCCAGGCTGAGAACTGCACACTAAAACTGAAG GTGGAGTCGTCTCAGGAGGCCAACAGCCATGCAGTGCAGGAGGTGACAGCGAGGCTACAGAGACAGTATGAGGAGAGACTTCAGGAGGAGCagaggaaacacagagaggagatagagaagcTACAG GCCCAAATTGACGAGTATATTAGGCGATTAGAGGAGGCAGAGAAGAATGCTAAGATTGCGGAGGCCAAGATCGCTGAAAGGGACCAGAGGATCAGTGAGGTGGAGCGCCTGCTGGACTGTATGGGACAG GAAAAGGGCCATCTTCAGAAGAAACTGCAGGAATGTGAACAGCGTCTACGCTTGATGGAGGTGACATACAAAACAGATGCAACTGTAGCAAAGAG TTCTCAAAAGTTGGAAGAGGAGGCAGGGGAGCTCCGTGAGAGAATCAAACACCTGAATGACATGGTGTTCTGTCAGCAGAGGAAGGTCAAAGGCATGATAGAGGAG GTTGAATCATTACGAGCTAAAGTGGCACAGAAGGACATGTTCATCTCAGAGCTTCTGGACAGAATTGCTATTGTGGAGTGTGAG AGTGCGCCAAGGGAAGTTGTGCAAACCAGAGAGATAGGAGTGGGCTGTGATCTGCTCCCCAG ACCTGAAATACAAGGGTATGAGATTGAAACTAATGTCCAACCTCCAGCAGCACATTACCAACCCAGACAAACCCCAATCCATCCCTCTTCTACAGAATACCTAGGACAGTCTAGGACATTCAGATCAGGTCTACCGCCACCCAGCAGACTGGAGTCTAGTTTACTGAGGTACACTCCTCCCGAGTACAGCAGGTATCTGTCAACCAACTCCTCAAGATCCTTTGGAACACTAACCAGTCCAACGCTGTCTTCATCTGGCCCTCTAAGCCTTGATCAGTCCAGTACAGAAGAGTCTGCCTCAGTTCCAATCACAGATAAAGCCTCAAGTCCAGAGACGGACATTTCAGCCCCATCCTGTTCTCGAGCAAGATCAAGCCCATCCAAAATCTACACACCTTTCATGAAACTTATGGAGATAACAGCAAAGATTAACATTGAGTAA